Below is a genomic region from Methanosphaera sp. ISO3-F5.
TTTTTTCACAAAAAATTATTATTATTATTATTCTTAAGAAGTTTTTTCAGTATTTAACACATTTGCATCATACTTGGAAACACTCTCAAGTTACATCCTCAACCCTGTAAAGGTATTCCTTTTTAGGATAAAATTATTTTTCAATAATTTGTTCTTCAATTGCCATTCCAAAGTGTCTAGCACCATCGGTGAAATAAGCTAGTATCTTATCGCCTACCTTAATATCAGCTACAGATATTGGTTCACCTTTATCAGATACTAAACGAATAGTTTCAGCATTTTGAACTAAAGTTCTGATTTTTTTACCTTCATGTTCAGCTTCAATCATCATTAACGGTCTTCTTTCTATTTTAGAACGACCAATTATTGCAGTTTTAGCTTCACCTTTACTGTTTATGGTAATTACTTCATCTCCTGCTTCAAGTTCTGATAAATATCTTGTCTTGTTTCCAGGAGTCATTACATATGCATGTACTGCACCAGCATTTACTCTAAATGGTCTTGATGCAACATATTCACTTTCTAAGGATTCACTATGAACCATAAATAATCCACTAGCAAATGAACCTATAAGCATTCCTTCCCCAACTTCCATTATTGAACAAGTATCAACACAAACTCTATCTCCAAGACCTACACTTTCAACTTTTGTAATAGTAGCTTCTTTAAGTTCATATATTTCTTTAGAAGATTTTTCTATTAATTCACCTAATTTTCTTATTTCATTTCCATCATTTGATGAGAGAAGAACACCATCTGATCCATGTTCCATTGTTTCAAGTGCTAATTTTGCCTCTTCATAAGTTGGAACATCGACCATGATTTTAGAGTTACGTTCTTGAAGACTTGCAATAATATTTTCTAATGGAATTACTTTCCAATTTTTTCCTTTTAATATAACATAATCTGCTACGGTTCCAAGTTTTGAAACTAGTAATTCATCTTCCTTATTATTAATTTCGATGTATGCAGCTACTTCTTTTCCTTTTTCTTGTGCTTTTTTCACATCAGCTACTGTTATTTTTTCATTAAGGCCTAATAATATTATATCAGAATCTTCTTTATCAGAAACTATTTTAACATTCCCTAATTCTTTTATGCTATCTGAATTATCAGAATCTAAAATGTATTCTATTCCTGATTCTAAAGCACTTACTATTGCATCTTTGCGGTCATTCCATGTTCCAGTAGGTCTTATCCATGCAAATTTCATTTTTTTTCTTCCTTAGTTTTCAATTATTTCTAATGCTTCGTCAGGACTCATTCTGTTATGAACAATTTCCACTAATGCTTTTGTAGTTTTTGCAGGATCTTTTGATTGGAATACATTTCTTCCTATTGCTACTCCAGCTCCACCAACTTCTATTGCATCATACACCATTTCTAGTAATTGTTTATCTGTTTCAATTTTTGGTCCACCGGCTATGATTACAGGTACTGGGCATCCGTCAACTACATCTTTAAAAGTATCTGGGTCACCAGTATAGTTTGTTTTCACGATGTCTGCACCTAATTCTGCTCCTACTCTTGCAGCTAATTTAACTACTTCTGGGTCGTGTTCATTATCTATTTTTGGTCCTCTTGGGTACATCATAGCTAATAATGGCATTCCCCATTTGTCACATTCCTCTGCGATTCTTCCAGTTGTTTTTAACATTTCTGGTTCTTTTTCTGATCCAATGTTAATATGTACACTTACTGCATCTGCACCTAATTGTAATGCTTTTTCTACACTTGTTACTTGAACTTTGTGGTATGGGTCTATACTTAAATCTGTACTTGCAGATAGATGTAATATTAATCCAATATCTTTACCGTATCCTCGGTGACCATTTAGTACCATACCTTTATGCATTAATACTGCATTTGCTCCTCCACTAGCTACTGAATCAATTGTTTTGGACATATTTATTAATCCTGGTATTGGACCTCCGGATATTCCATGATCCATTGGTGCAATAACACATTTTCCGGTTTTACGATTAATTATTCTTTCAATTCTAATTTTTTTTCCTATCATTGTATCACGCTGGTTATTAATTAACTTTTAACATTTACTGTAATACTCTATGTTTGTCTTTCTTTAAACTTTTTTTTCTTTTTCTTCTTAATTTATTCATGTTATATCAATTTTTGAAGTATAAATTATATAAATGAAGTTATTATAACTTATCAGACCAATATTTTAATTCATTTAAATTATTCGGCTTAATTTCATTTGCAGAAGATTCTAAAAAACCTTCATCGGATTTAATTTCTTCAGTAGATACTGAACTATTAATAAAATCAATCAAACCTCTATTTCTTATCAAAGTAACACGAGGCTTTAAAACAGAGGACCATATAAAAAATACCTTAAACACGGTATCTGGATGGTATCCTCCACCTAAATCTACACATAATACATCAATATTCTCGCATCGATTCATTAAATCATATAAAACATTTTCATCTCTAACATCAGCTTGGGTAAAAATAATATTATTGTATTCAATACCTAAATTTTTCATAGCCTCACTACTTTCCGGACTATTATCAAAAGCATAAACAGTACCGTCCTGATTTAACCGAGAAATAATTTTAGTAGAGACTCCTATATGACAACCTATTTCAACGACATTATCAAATGTTTCAATATTGTTTATCATATCTTCCTGATATTTTCGTCTATCATAACTAATATGAATCATTATTTAACCTCTCCTTAATAGTTTCAGATGCCAAAACACCTGTAGAATAAGCTTGTTGTAAATTATATCCTCCACTAATGCCACAACCGTCAACAAGTTCACCTACAATAAATAAATTATCAACTATTTTGGATTCAAATGTAGCTGGATTAATTTCTTTTCTTTTAACTCCACTGTTAGTTACAAATGACTCTTTTTCGATAATATCAACTACACTTAAAGATATTCTTTTTAAAGAATCTCGTATGATTAAACGTTCTTTTTTGGTAATTTGATTTAAAATTTTATCTGATTGAATTTTCAGGTTATCTAATAAGACTTTGCTCATCTTCTTAGGAATAAATTTATGAAGATATGTTTTAATGGTCTTGTTGCTGTTGTTTGAAAAATCATTTTTTAACTTTAAATCTAAGTCTTCATAAGAATAATCTTTACATAAATCTAAATTAACAATCACATCCTGCTTTTTTAGCAAGAATTTCTTAATTTCCATACTATTATTAAGAATAACTGGGCCACTAATTCCATTATGAGTAAAAAGTACTGATCCTTCATCTTTATTTATGCTCTTTTTGCTAGTTTTAATCTCTATTTTACAGTCAACACTTATCCCCTGTAATTTGTTAATCCATCTTTCTTTTATTATTAATGGTGATAATCCTGCCATTTTTTTACTAATAGAATGACCTAATTCTTCAGCAAATCTATATCCATCACCTGTGGACCCAGTTTTAGGGTAAGCTATTCCACCAGTAGCCAATATTACAAATTTGGATTTAACTATTTTAGAATTATCATATTCTATGATGAATAAGTCTTTTTCCTTTTTAATACTATTCACAGTAGAATTTATCCGGTATTGTGTGGATTTTTTATTCAAAATATCTATAAATGTTTTTTGCACAGTCTTTGACTTATCAGTTACTGGAAAAACTCGATTATTTTCTTCAATTTTTGTTTTACAACCATTATCTTCAAGTAATTTAATAATATCCTTGTTAAAAAAGTTCATGAAAGCATTTCTATAAAATTTTCCTGAATTATAAAAACAGTTAATATATTCATCTAATGTACTGTTGTTGGTAAGATTACATCTTCCACCACCAGTAAAGAGTATTTTTTTTCCTAAAATTTCATTCTTTTCTAATAATATGCTGTTTTTATCATCAAGCTGTATTGCAGATAATATTCCGCTAGCGCCTCCACCTACTATAATAGTATTATAAATAGACATAATTATTCATCTCAAAAAAAATTTTAAAAAAAGGTAATTCAACACAGGTCAATTACATATGGGGATTATTCTAAATTCATTAAAACATGATATACTCTTTGGAAAACTGTTATGTAACTTAGTACTGTAAGTAAACCAATAGTGAATAACATTATATGATGTGATCCTCCACATAGTGCAGCTATCAGAGAACCTATTACAATAATTAATAATCTTTCTGCTCTTTCTGCTATTCCCACTGAACATGTTATTCCTTCTTGTTCTGCTCTTGAACGAACATAACTTACGGTAATAGATGCATGAATTGCTAACGCTCCAAGAATTGGATCAACAAATCCACTATACATTATTCCTATAAGTATAGCTGCATCTGCAAAACGATCACAGGTTGAATCTAAGAATCCTCCAAATTTAGTTTTACGATTTTGTGAACGTGCAATTGCTCCATCAATCATGTCACAAATACCACTAAGGATAATGAATAATGCTCCTGCAACTAAATTACCGGATGCAAATAATACTCCTGAAAAAATACTGATAAATAAACCTGCTAATGTAACAATATTTGGATCTATATCTATTTTTTCTCCTATTTTTGCAGTAATTTTATTTGTCTGTGGTCGTAATTTATCGTTTAGCATAATGCTATATTTATAAATTAAAATATATATATTTAATAACACTGAATAATATTGAAATTGATAAAATGAAAATATTAAATTATAATTATGGAGATAATTTAGAAAAAATTGTTGAAAAACTAAGAGAAGGAAAAATAGTTGTTTATCCTACAGATACAATTTATGGTATAGCCGCAAATATAACTATCCCCGATGCTATAAAAAAAGTTTACTTAACTAAACAAAGACCACTAAACAAGCCATTATCAGTTTGTTTTCATGATTTTGAACAATTATCAAATTATGTGAATTTAACAGTACCTCAAGAGAAAATAATTCATCAATTACTTCCCGGCCCATACACTCTCCTTCTTAGAAAAAATAAAAAAATATCTTCAATAATTACAGGAAACTCTCCTATACTTGGTGTAAGAATTCCTAATAATACAGTTTCTTATGAACTCACTGAAAAATTCCCAATAACCAGTACTAGTGCAAACATATCCAATCTACAATCACCAAACAATATAACTCAAATAAAAGAACAATTAGGAGAAAACATAGACTATTACATAGACGCGGGCACAATTAAAAATAATAAATCATCCACCATAATTGATTTAACAAAAAACAAACCCCAAATAATAAGAAAAGGAGTATGTGACGAAACACTATTAAAAGAAATTCTAAAAATAAATTTAAGATAACAGATAATATATATAACATAAGAAGGTGGCCATATGGTAGTAACAGATAAAATTGGAAATAAAATAGAAATAGGCTCATATATAAATTATACTAGTGTCGGTACTATAGGAGAAGTACTGGATATTAAAACAGATGATGATGGATCATGGGTATTGGTAGCAATAGATGATTTAACAAAATTATGGTACAATACACAATATGTTGAAGTAACAGATGAAAAATATGTTAAAAATAATAAAGATAAAGAAGAAAATGAGGAAATATCTGTTGAAGATATTAAAGAT
It encodes:
- a CDS encoding 3-dehydroquinate synthase II produces the protein MKFAWIRPTGTWNDRKDAIVSALESGIEYILDSDNSDSIKELGNVKIVSDKEDSDIILLGLNEKITVADVKKAQEKGKEVAAYIEINNKEDELLVSKLGTVADYVILKGKNWKVIPLENIIASLQERNSKIMVDVPTYEEAKLALETMEHGSDGVLLSSNDGNEIRKLGELIEKSSKEIYELKEATITKVESVGLGDRVCVDTCSIMEVGEGMLIGSFASGLFMVHSESLESEYVASRPFRVNAGAVHAYVMTPGNKTRYLSELEAGDEVITINSKGEAKTAIIGRSKIERRPLMMIEAEHEGKKIRTLVQNAETIRLVSDKGEPISVADIKVGDKILAYFTDGARHFGMAIEEQIIEK
- the pgsA gene encoding archaetidylinositol phosphate synthase; this encodes MLNDKLRPQTNKITAKIGEKIDIDPNIVTLAGLFISIFSGVLFASGNLVAGALFIILSGICDMIDGAIARSQNRKTKFGGFLDSTCDRFADAAILIGIMYSGFVDPILGALAIHASITVSYVRSRAEQEGITCSVGIAERAERLLIIVIGSLIAALCGGSHHIMLFTIGLLTVLSYITVFQRVYHVLMNLE
- a CDS encoding L-threonylcarbamoyladenylate synthase, with the protein product MKILNYNYGDNLEKIVEKLREGKIVVYPTDTIYGIAANITIPDAIKKVYLTKQRPLNKPLSVCFHDFEQLSNYVNLTVPQEKIIHQLLPGPYTLLLRKNKKISSIITGNSPILGVRIPNNTVSYELTEKFPITSTSANISNLQSPNNITQIKEQLGENIDYYIDAGTIKNNKSSTIIDLTKNKPQIIRKGVCDETLLKEILKINLR
- a CDS encoding DUF2098 domain-containing protein; the protein is MVVTDKIGNKIEIGSYINYTSVGTIGEVLDIKTDDDGSWVLVAIDDLTKLWYNTQYVEVTDEKYVKNNKDKEENEEISVEDIKDKIKQSVSSEMSSDAVGGG
- a CDS encoding NAD(P)/FAD-dependent oxidoreductase gives rise to the protein MSIYNTIIVGGGASGILSAIQLDDKNSILLEKNEILGKKILFTGGGRCNLTNNSTLDEYINCFYNSGKFYRNAFMNFFNKDIIKLLEDNGCKTKIEENNRVFPVTDKSKTVQKTFIDILNKKSTQYRINSTVNSIKKEKDLFIIEYDNSKIVKSKFVILATGGIAYPKTGSTGDGYRFAEELGHSISKKMAGLSPLIIKERWINKLQGISVDCKIEIKTSKKSINKDEGSVLFTHNGISGPVILNNSMEIKKFLLKKQDVIVNLDLCKDYSYEDLDLKLKNDFSNNSNKTIKTYLHKFIPKKMSKVLLDNLKIQSDKILNQITKKERLIIRDSLKRISLSVVDIIEKESFVTNSGVKRKEINPATFESKIVDNLFIVGELVDGCGISGGYNLQQAYSTGVLASETIKERLNNDSY
- a CDS encoding class I SAM-dependent methyltransferase — protein: MIHISYDRRKYQEDMINNIETFDNVVEIGCHIGVSTKIISRLNQDGTVYAFDNSPESSEAMKNLGIEYNNIIFTQADVRDENVLYDLMNRCENIDVLCVDLGGGYHPDTVFKVFFIWSSVLKPRVTLIRNRGLIDFINSSVSTEEIKSDEGFLESSANEIKPNNLNELKYWSDKL
- a CDS encoding 2-amino-3,7-dideoxy-D-threo-hept-6-ulosonate synthase, translated to MIGKKIRIERIINRKTGKCVIAPMDHGISGGPIPGLINMSKTIDSVASGGANAVLMHKGMVLNGHRGYGKDIGLILHLSASTDLSIDPYHKVQVTSVEKALQLGADAVSVHINIGSEKEPEMLKTTGRIAEECDKWGMPLLAMMYPRGPKIDNEHDPEVVKLAARVGAELGADIVKTNYTGDPDTFKDVVDGCPVPVIIAGGPKIETDKQLLEMVYDAIEVGGAGVAIGRNVFQSKDPAKTTKALVEIVHNRMSPDEALEIIEN